The following are encoded in a window of Streptomyces sp. Go-475 genomic DNA:
- a CDS encoding GAF domain-containing protein, with product MSSDHVQPAGRFAGAAEAPSGRAEGPSGRAEMPSARAEVPSGRAEAPSGRVEVPSVSAETPFLELLARGASADAYEQPVLLARAEGRPAEWIDALQRAKPLALRVRAELEGRRRREAELSALFETAHDLAGLRDLDAVLQAIVQRARSLLGTDVAYLSLNDPERGDTYMRVTEGSVAARFQQLRLGMGEGLGGLVAQTARPYVTDDYFKDDRFQHTLTIDAGVRDEGLVAILGVPLTLGHHVIGVLFAADRRARVFEREQIALLGSFAALAAAAIDTANLLAETRSALAGLERANEIIRDRSGVIERASEVHDRLAELVLRGGGVHDVAAAVSEVLDGTVQFAEAAAAPAEALEASRADGHAVRHEDDWIAAVAAGGELLGALVLRGHPGLDPVDQRTLERAAMVTSLLLLARRSAAEAEQRVRGELLDDLLDARDRDPRLLRERAARLDADLDAVHVVLAARLEGGAADADQEADARRRLAAAASHLAATRHGLAAARDGGTVLLLPLGPGDTATDLARTAARQLGTAVHAPVTVGASAPAEDLSARPDTVATAYAEARRCLDALGLLGRSGDGAAAEDFGFLGLLLAGDRDIPGFVDRTIGDVVAYDRRRGTELVRTLDAYFACGMSPARTKDELHVHVNTVAQRLERVGRLLGDDWQSPARVLEIQLALRLHRLSAPARH from the coding sequence ATGTCCAGCGATCACGTTCAGCCGGCCGGGCGATTCGCCGGCGCCGCGGAAGCACCGTCGGGCCGGGCGGAAGGGCCGTCGGGCCGGGCGGAGATGCCGTCGGCGCGTGCGGAAGTGCCGTCGGGCCGGGCGGAGGCGCCGTCGGGCCGCGTGGAAGTGCCGTCGGTGAGTGCCGAGACGCCGTTCCTCGAGCTGCTGGCCCGGGGCGCGTCCGCCGACGCCTACGAGCAGCCGGTGCTGCTGGCACGCGCCGAAGGACGGCCGGCCGAGTGGATCGACGCGCTGCAGCGGGCCAAGCCGCTCGCCCTGCGCGTGCGTGCGGAGCTGGAGGGACGCCGCCGCCGCGAGGCCGAGCTGTCCGCCCTGTTCGAGACCGCCCACGATCTCGCCGGGCTGCGCGACCTGGACGCCGTGCTCCAGGCGATCGTGCAGCGCGCCCGGTCGCTGCTGGGCACGGACGTCGCGTACCTCAGCCTGAACGACCCGGAGCGCGGCGACACGTACATGCGGGTCACGGAGGGCTCGGTCGCGGCCCGCTTCCAGCAGCTGCGACTAGGCATGGGCGAGGGACTCGGCGGCCTGGTCGCCCAGACCGCACGCCCCTACGTCACCGACGACTACTTCAAGGACGACCGCTTCCAGCACACCCTCACCATCGACGCGGGCGTGCGGGACGAGGGGCTCGTGGCCATCCTCGGCGTGCCGCTGACGCTCGGGCACCACGTCATCGGGGTGCTGTTCGCCGCGGACCGCCGTGCCCGGGTCTTCGAGCGGGAGCAGATCGCCCTGCTCGGCTCCTTCGCCGCCCTCGCCGCGGCCGCCATCGACACCGCCAACCTGCTCGCCGAGACGCGGTCGGCGCTCGCCGGCCTGGAGCGGGCCAACGAGATCATCCGGGACCGCAGCGGTGTCATCGAGCGCGCCTCCGAGGTGCACGACCGGCTCGCCGAGCTGGTGCTGCGCGGCGGCGGCGTGCACGACGTGGCCGCCGCGGTCTCCGAGGTCCTCGACGGCACGGTCCAGTTCGCCGAGGCCGCCGCGGCACCGGCCGAGGCACTGGAGGCCTCCCGCGCGGACGGGCACGCCGTGCGGCACGAGGACGACTGGATCGCCGCCGTCGCCGCCGGCGGCGAACTGCTCGGCGCACTCGTGCTGCGCGGACACCCGGGCCTCGACCCCGTCGACCAGCGCACCCTGGAGCGGGCCGCCATGGTCACGTCCCTGCTGCTCCTGGCCCGCCGGTCCGCCGCCGAGGCCGAACAGCGCGTGCGCGGCGAGCTGCTGGACGACCTGCTGGACGCCCGCGACCGTGATCCGCGCCTGCTGCGGGAGCGGGCGGCCCGTCTCGACGCCGACCTCGACGCCGTCCATGTGGTGCTGGCCGCGCGGCTGGAGGGCGGCGCGGCCGACGCCGACCAGGAGGCGGACGCCCGCAGACGCCTGGCGGCCGCGGCGTCCCACCTGGCCGCGACCCGGCACGGCCTCGCCGCCGCACGCGACGGCGGCACCGTCCTGCTGCTGCCCCTCGGCCCCGGCGACACCGCCACCGACCTTGCGCGCACGGCCGCCCGTCAGCTGGGCACCGCGGTCCACGCGCCGGTCACCGTCGGCGCCTCCGCACCCGCCGAGGACCTCTCCGCCCGCCCGGACACGGTGGCCACGGCCTACGCGGAGGCCAGGCGCTGTCTCGACGCCCTGGGCCTGCTCGGCCGTTCCGGGGACGGGGCCGCCGCCGAGGACTTCGGCTTCCTGGGGCTGCTCCTGGCCGGTGACCGGGACATCCCCGGCTTCGTCGACCGCACCATCGGCGACGTCGTCGCGTACGACCGAAGACGCGGCACGGAGCTGGTGCGCACCCTCGACGCGTACTTCGCCTGCGGCATGAGCCCCGCCCGCACCAAGGACGAACTGCACGTCCACGTGAACACGGTCGCCCAGCGCCTGGAGCGCGTCGGCCGCCTCCTGGGCGACGACTGGCAGAGCCCGGCGCGCGTCCTGGAGATCCAACTCGCCCTGAGACTGCACCGGTTGTCGGCACCGGCGCGGCACTGA
- a CDS encoding arabinofuranosidase catalytic domain-containing protein: protein MVFRIPRPRRYGRLSALGTALVLVAVGATAVAAPIEPGRTAPIVGAQSGRCLTVPGTTNGTQTQLQDCTGATGQTWTYTAGKQLTVHGGKCLDASGRGTTNGTAVIIWDCNGQNNQQWNVNPNGTITGVQSGLCLDANAGGTANGTRTILWSCHGGTNQQWNSPTTPPDPPVPGGAGTCDIYASGGTPCIAAHSTVRALYGTYNGNLYQVRRSSDSTTRNIGVLSAGGTADAATQDSFCAGTTCVITVVYDQSGRGNDLWYQGSSVVPGSSQSRPAIATSESLAVGGSKAYSLYINPGNSYWRDGHLTGVPTGSAPEGMYMVTSGTHVNGGCCFDYGNSETTRAADAAGAMDAINFSTQCWFGGCVGTGPWVQADLEWGLYSGGSQAWNTNQRAFTSKFVTAMLKNNGTSRFALKGGNAQSGNLTTLWDGALPPGYSPMKKQGAIILGSGGDCCKPGGGANLSAGTFYEGAMVSGYPSDATENAVHANIVAAGYR from the coding sequence ATGGTGTTTCGCATACCTCGGCCCCGCCGGTACGGACGGCTGTCCGCACTGGGCACCGCCCTGGTGCTGGTCGCCGTCGGCGCCACCGCGGTGGCGGCACCGATCGAGCCCGGGCGCACCGCCCCCATCGTGGGCGCGCAGTCGGGCCGCTGCCTGACCGTCCCCGGCACCACCAACGGCACCCAGACCCAACTCCAGGACTGCACCGGCGCAACCGGCCAGACCTGGACCTACACCGCCGGCAAACAACTGACCGTCCACGGCGGCAAGTGCCTCGACGCCAGCGGACGCGGCACCACCAACGGCACCGCGGTCATCATCTGGGACTGCAACGGCCAGAACAACCAGCAGTGGAACGTCAACCCCAACGGCACCATCACCGGCGTCCAGTCCGGACTGTGCCTCGACGCCAACGCCGGCGGCACCGCCAACGGCACCAGGACCATCCTCTGGTCCTGCCACGGCGGCACCAACCAGCAGTGGAACTCGCCGACCACGCCGCCGGACCCGCCGGTGCCGGGCGGCGCGGGCACGTGCGACATCTACGCCTCGGGCGGCACCCCCTGCATCGCCGCCCACAGCACCGTACGAGCGCTCTATGGCACCTACAACGGCAACCTCTACCAGGTCCGGCGCTCGTCCGACAGCACGACCCGGAACATCGGCGTCCTGAGCGCGGGTGGCACCGCCGACGCGGCGACGCAGGACTCGTTCTGCGCGGGGACCACCTGTGTCATCACCGTCGTCTACGACCAGTCCGGCCGCGGGAACGACCTGTGGTACCAGGGGTCGAGTGTGGTCCCCGGCTCCAGCCAGAGCCGCCCGGCGATCGCGACGTCCGAGTCGCTGGCGGTCGGCGGCAGCAAGGCCTACTCGCTCTACATCAACCCCGGCAACAGCTACTGGCGGGACGGCCACCTGACCGGCGTACCGACCGGCAGCGCCCCCGAAGGCATGTACATGGTGACGAGCGGCACCCATGTCAACGGCGGCTGCTGCTTCGACTACGGCAACAGTGAGACGACCCGGGCGGCCGACGCGGCCGGGGCGATGGACGCGATCAACTTCAGCACCCAGTGCTGGTTCGGAGGGTGCGTCGGCACCGGCCCATGGGTCCAGGCCGACCTCGAATGGGGGCTCTACTCCGGGGGCAGTCAGGCCTGGAACACGAACCAGCGGGCCTTCACCAGCAAGTTCGTGACGGCGATGTTGAAGAACAACGGGACGAGCCGTTTCGCGCTCAAGGGTGGCAACGCCCAGTCCGGAAACCTGACCACGCTCTGGGACGGCGCGCTTCCGCCGGGTTACAGCCCCATGAAGAAGCAGGGGGCCATCATCCTCGGCAGCGGTGGTGACTGCTGCAAGCCCGGCGGCGGCGCGAACCTCAGCGCCGGCACCTTCTACGAGGGCGCGATGGTGTCCGGATATCCGTCCGACGCGACCGAGAACGCGGTGCACGCCAACATCGTCGCCGCCGGCTATCGCTGA
- a CDS encoding carbohydrate-binding protein — protein MFMKIMRAPACWPAIGSALLLVAAALVATLSSAPPASAHPINPADFQQVQLARGVAEVGEPMSLAVLADRSVLHTARNGTVRRTDASGTTTVIGSIPVYAHDEDGLQGIGIDPGFATNRHIYLYYAPPLSTPGGDAPTTGTNWSAWQGVNRLSRFRLNADFTLNQSSRVDILDVPADRGICCHAGGDIDFDAAGNLYLSTGDDTNPFESAGYSPLDERTNRNPAFDAQRTAANTNDLRGKILRIKVNENGSYSIPAGNLFPPGTARTRPEIYAMGLRNPFRMSVDKATGIVYVGDYGPDAGATSARGPQGQVEFNRVTGPGFYGWPYCTGTNTSSETYAEWDFATNTAGAKYNCSGGPTNNSFRNTGLSTLPPAKAAWIRYGGEAGSPPAFGSGSESPMAGPVYRYDPDLSSPTKFPQSFDGQFFATEFGRGWIKPIHLNADGTPGTIDSFPWTGKQVIDSAFGPDGSYYVLDYGTGYYQGDQNSALYRFDHVGAGNRAPTAVAGANRTSGTAPLTVTFSSAGSSDPEGGALTYAWNFGDGTSSTAANPTKTYDTNGDYTARLTVRDPQGATGTADVRITVGNTAPTVTINSPAAGEIFAFGDTVPYSITVTDPEDGTVDCAKVKLTYLVGHDSHGHPITSKTGCSGTITIPVDGEHDDAANIFGVFDAEYTDKAGLTTHTQHILQPKHRQAEHYKTSSGITTYDKSTAEGGKSVGDIENGDWIAFEPYKLSNATSFSARVASAGAGGTLQVRAGSPTGTVLGSASVPVTGSWTNFTTVGGSISGAPAGTTTLYLTFAGGSGFLFDVDAFTFNPGGGATPGVGPVVGLAGKCLDVRDGGSADGTAVQISSCTGAVGQRWTVTPGSTVKALGKCLDVSGNSTADGAKVQLWSCNGGANQNWQASSDGSLRNPRAGKCLDVSGASSSDGTLVHLWTCHGGANQKWTLP, from the coding sequence ATGTTCATGAAAATCATGCGGGCTCCCGCGTGTTGGCCGGCCATCGGTTCGGCTCTGCTCCTGGTCGCGGCCGCTCTCGTCGCGACCTTGTCCAGCGCGCCCCCGGCCTCGGCGCACCCGATCAATCCCGCCGACTTCCAGCAGGTCCAACTGGCCCGCGGGGTCGCGGAAGTCGGTGAGCCGATGTCGCTGGCCGTACTCGCCGACCGGTCGGTGCTGCACACCGCTCGCAACGGGACCGTGCGCCGCACGGACGCCAGCGGCACCACCACCGTGATCGGCAGCATCCCCGTGTACGCGCACGACGAGGACGGCCTGCAAGGCATCGGCATCGACCCGGGTTTCGCCACCAACCGCCACATCTACCTCTACTACGCCCCGCCGCTGTCCACGCCAGGAGGCGACGCACCCACCACCGGCACCAACTGGTCGGCGTGGCAGGGGGTCAACCGGCTGTCCCGGTTCAGGCTCAACGCCGACTTCACGCTCAACCAGTCCAGCAGAGTGGACATCCTCGACGTGCCGGCCGACCGAGGCATCTGCTGCCACGCCGGCGGGGACATCGACTTCGACGCGGCAGGCAACCTGTACCTGTCCACGGGCGACGACACCAACCCGTTCGAGTCCGCCGGATATTCGCCGCTCGACGAACGGACCAACCGCAACCCGGCGTTCGACGCGCAGCGCACCGCCGCCAACACCAACGACCTGCGCGGCAAGATCTTACGGATCAAGGTGAACGAGAACGGGTCGTACTCGATCCCGGCAGGCAACCTGTTCCCGCCCGGCACGGCCAGGACCCGGCCGGAGATCTACGCGATGGGCCTGCGCAACCCCTTCCGGATGAGCGTGGACAAGGCCACCGGCATCGTCTACGTCGGCGACTACGGCCCCGACGCCGGCGCCACCTCGGCCCGCGGACCGCAGGGCCAGGTCGAGTTCAACCGCGTCACGGGCCCCGGCTTCTACGGCTGGCCGTACTGCACCGGCACGAACACGAGCTCCGAGACGTACGCGGAGTGGGACTTCGCCACCAACACGGCAGGCGCGAAGTACAACTGCTCGGGCGGGCCGACGAACAACTCGTTCCGCAACACCGGCTTGAGCACACTGCCCCCCGCCAAGGCCGCCTGGATCCGCTACGGCGGCGAGGCCGGCAGCCCGCCGGCGTTCGGCAGCGGCTCGGAGTCGCCCATGGCGGGCCCGGTGTACCGGTACGACCCCGACCTCAGCTCGCCCACGAAGTTCCCGCAGTCGTTCGACGGGCAGTTCTTCGCCACGGAGTTCGGCCGCGGCTGGATCAAGCCGATCCACCTCAACGCCGACGGCACGCCGGGGACCATCGACAGCTTCCCCTGGACCGGCAAGCAGGTGATCGACTCGGCGTTCGGCCCGGACGGCTCCTACTACGTGCTGGACTACGGCACCGGGTATTACCAGGGCGACCAGAACTCCGCCCTGTACCGCTTCGACCACGTCGGCGCCGGCAACCGGGCGCCCACGGCGGTGGCCGGCGCCAACCGGACCTCCGGCACGGCACCGCTGACCGTGACCTTCTCCTCGGCCGGCTCGTCCGACCCCGAGGGCGGGGCACTGACCTATGCGTGGAACTTCGGTGACGGCACCAGCTCCACCGCCGCCAACCCGACGAAGACCTACGACACGAACGGCGACTACACGGCCAGGCTGACCGTGCGCGACCCGCAGGGCGCCACCGGCACCGCCGACGTGCGGATCACCGTCGGCAACACCGCCCCGACCGTGACCATCAACAGCCCCGCCGCGGGGGAGATCTTCGCCTTCGGCGACACCGTGCCGTACAGCATCACCGTGACGGATCCGGAGGACGGCACGGTCGACTGCGCCAAGGTCAAGCTGACGTACCTCGTCGGTCACGACAGCCACGGCCACCCGATCACCTCGAAGACCGGCTGTTCCGGCACGATCACCATCCCGGTCGACGGCGAGCACGACGACGCGGCGAACATCTTCGGGGTCTTCGACGCCGAGTACACCGACAAAGCCGGGCTCACCACGCACACGCAGCACATCCTGCAGCCGAAGCACCGGCAGGCCGAGCACTACAAGACATCGTCCGGCATCACCACCTACGACAAGTCGACAGCCGAGGGCGGCAAGTCCGTCGGTGACATCGAGAACGGCGACTGGATCGCATTCGAGCCGTACAAGCTGAGCAACGCCACGTCGTTCAGCGCCCGGGTGGCGTCAGCCGGCGCGGGCGGCACGTTGCAGGTCCGGGCCGGCTCGCCGACCGGCACCGTCCTCGGCTCCGCCTCCGTCCCGGTCACCGGCTCGTGGACGAACTTCACCACCGTGGGCGGCTCGATCTCCGGTGCACCGGCAGGCACCACCACGCTCTACCTGACCTTCGCCGGCGGCTCCGGATTCCTCTTCGACGTCGACGCGTTCACCTTCAATCCCGGCGGTGGCGCGACACCCGGCGTGGGTCCGGTCGTGGGGCTCGCGGGCAAGTGTCTGGATGTCCGTGACGGCGGCTCGGCGGACGGTACGGCGGTGCAGATCTCGTCGTGCACGGGCGCGGTGGGGCAGCGGTGGACGGTGACGCCGGGGTCGACGGTCAAGGCGTTGGGCAAGTGCCTGGACGTCAGCGGCAACAGTACGGCGGACGGGGCGAAAGTCCAGCTGTGGTCCTGCAACGGTGGCGCCAACCAGAACTGGCAGGCGTCCTCGGACGGGTCGCTGCGGAACCCGCGGGCGGGCAAGTGCCTGGACGTGTCGGGCGCCAGCTCGTCCGACGGCACCCTCGTGCACCTGTGGACCTGCCACGGCGGAGCCAACCAGAAATGGACCCTGCCCTGA
- a CDS encoding NUDIX domain-containing protein codes for MATPDFIRALRASAGHQLLWLPGVTALVFDDEGRVLLNRRSDTRKWSVIGGIPDPGEQPAACAVREVYEETAVRCVAERIVLVQAGDPVTYDNGDTCQFLDITIRCRAIGGEARVNDDESLEVGWFEVDALPELNEHCLFRIKQAMSDAPTWFDPTTSN; via the coding sequence ATGGCTACTCCCGACTTCATCCGCGCCCTCCGTGCCTCCGCCGGACATCAGCTGCTGTGGCTCCCCGGAGTCACCGCCCTGGTCTTCGACGACGAGGGCAGAGTCCTGCTGAACCGCCGGTCCGACACCCGTAAGTGGTCGGTGATCGGCGGCATCCCGGACCCGGGGGAGCAGCCCGCGGCCTGCGCCGTGCGGGAGGTCTACGAGGAGACGGCCGTGCGCTGTGTCGCCGAGCGGATCGTCCTCGTCCAGGCCGGGGACCCCGTCACGTACGACAACGGCGACACCTGCCAGTTCCTGGACATCACCATCCGCTGCCGGGCCATCGGCGGCGAGGCCCGGGTCAACGACGACGAGTCGCTGGAGGTGGGCTGGTTCGAGGTCGACGCCCTGCCCGAGCTGAACGAGCACTGCCTGTTCCGGATCAAGCAAGCCATGTCGGACGCCCCCACATGGTTCGACCCCACTACCTCCAACTGA
- a CDS encoding 3-hydroxybutyrate dehydrogenase, with amino-acid sequence MTAPPVLPAPHASPLDLGGRTALVTGAAGGIGRACALRLAAAGAKVRAVDRDAAGLETLAEQGRDLAGTVEPHVLDLTDLDAAELAAAGTDVLVNNAGLQLVRPIEEFPPDVFHTVLTVMLEAPFRLIRGALPHMYGQGWGRIVNVSSVHGLRASAYKSAYVAAKHGLEGLSKTTALEGAPHGVTSNCVSPAYVRTPLVEKQLADQAQAHGIPEERVLSEVLLQDSAVKRLIEPEEVAEAVAYLCAPQASFVTGTSLVLDGGWTAH; translated from the coding sequence ATGACCGCGCCCCCTGTCCTACCGGCTCCCCACGCCTCCCCGCTCGACCTCGGCGGCCGCACCGCGCTCGTCACCGGCGCCGCCGGCGGCATCGGCCGTGCCTGCGCGCTGCGGCTCGCGGCCGCCGGGGCCAAGGTGAGAGCGGTCGACCGGGACGCCGCCGGCCTGGAGACGCTCGCCGAGCAGGGCCGTGACCTCGCGGGCACCGTGGAGCCGCACGTCCTCGACCTCACCGACCTGGACGCCGCCGAGCTCGCCGCCGCGGGCACCGACGTCCTCGTCAACAACGCCGGGCTCCAGCTCGTGCGCCCCATCGAGGAGTTCCCGCCCGACGTCTTCCACACGGTGCTCACCGTGATGCTGGAGGCACCCTTCCGCCTCATCCGAGGTGCCCTGCCCCATATGTACGGGCAGGGGTGGGGCCGCATCGTGAACGTGTCGTCCGTCCACGGACTGCGCGCTTCCGCCTACAAGTCGGCCTACGTGGCCGCCAAACACGGCCTGGAGGGGCTCTCCAAGACCACCGCCCTCGAAGGCGCGCCCCACGGTGTCACCTCGAACTGTGTGAGCCCCGCCTATGTGCGCACCCCACTGGTGGAGAAGCAACTCGCCGACCAGGCCCAGGCGCACGGCATCCCCGAGGAGCGGGTCCTGTCCGAGGTGCTGCTCCAGGACAGTGCGGTCAAGCGGCTCATCGAACCGGAGGAGGTCGCCGAGGCCGTGGCGTACCTGTGCGCTCCGCAGGCGTCCTTCGTGACCGGCACGTCGCTCGTGCTCGACGGCGGCTGGACCGCCCACTGA
- a CDS encoding MFS transporter, translated as MASASTAPPSPGNLKRIVAASLIGTTIEWYDFFLYGSAAALVFNTLFFPDSDPLVGTLLSFLTYAVGFAARPLGALVFGHYGDRLGRKKLLVLSLLLMGGATFAIGLLPTHATIGTAAPVLLTVLRLVQGFALGGEWGGAVLLVSEHGDARRRGFWASWPQTGAPAGQLLATGVLSLLTALLSDAAFGSWGWRIPFLLSGVLVIVGLWIRLSVDESPVFKQALAQAEARKADRSGDAEKLPLVAVLRHHWRDVLVAMGARMAENISYYVITAFILVYATTSAGVSKQVALNAVLIASAVHFAVIPAWGALSDRIGRRPVYLLGAVGVGLWMFPFFSLIDTGGFGNLIIAVTVGLVLHGAMYAPQAAFFSEMFATRMRYSGASIGAQFASVAAGAPAPLIATALLSDYGSSTPIALYVVAASLLTVVAVAAAKETRHRDLSDVTSAAAPDRATAPAADARTP; from the coding sequence ATGGCCTCCGCATCCACCGCTCCCCCATCGCCCGGCAACCTCAAGCGCATCGTCGCCGCCAGCCTCATCGGCACCACCATCGAGTGGTACGACTTCTTCCTCTACGGCTCCGCCGCCGCGCTCGTGTTCAACACCTTGTTCTTCCCGGACTCCGACCCGCTCGTCGGCACACTGCTGTCCTTCCTGACGTACGCGGTCGGTTTCGCCGCCCGCCCGCTGGGCGCGCTGGTGTTCGGGCACTACGGCGACCGGCTCGGGCGCAAGAAGCTGCTGGTGCTGAGTCTGCTGCTGATGGGCGGGGCGACCTTCGCGATCGGGCTGCTGCCCACGCACGCCACCATCGGGACGGCCGCGCCGGTGTTGCTCACCGTGCTCCGGCTGGTGCAGGGCTTCGCGCTCGGCGGCGAGTGGGGCGGTGCCGTGCTGCTCGTGTCGGAGCACGGAGACGCGCGACGGCGCGGGTTCTGGGCGTCGTGGCCGCAGACCGGCGCGCCGGCGGGGCAACTCCTCGCCACCGGTGTGCTGTCCCTGCTGACGGCCCTCCTCTCGGACGCCGCGTTCGGCAGTTGGGGCTGGCGGATCCCGTTCCTGCTGTCCGGCGTCCTGGTGATCGTCGGTTTGTGGATTCGTCTGTCTGTCGACGAATCCCCCGTTTTCAAGCAGGCGTTGGCGCAGGCCGAGGCCCGTAAGGCGGACCGGTCCGGAGACGCGGAGAAGCTGCCGCTCGTCGCCGTACTGCGGCACCACTGGCGTGACGTCCTGGTCGCGATGGGCGCACGGATGGCGGAGAACATCAGCTACTACGTCATCACCGCGTTCATCCTCGTCTACGCCACCACCTCGGCCGGCGTCTCCAAGCAGGTCGCGCTCAACGCGGTACTGATCGCCTCGGCCGTGCACTTCGCCGTCATCCCGGCGTGGGGCGCGCTGTCCGACCGGATCGGCCGCCGTCCCGTCTACCTGCTGGGGGCGGTCGGTGTCGGGCTGTGGATGTTCCCCTTCTTCTCGCTGATCGACACCGGCGGCTTCGGCAACCTGATCATCGCCGTCACCGTGGGGCTGGTGCTGCACGGAGCGATGTACGCGCCGCAGGCGGCGTTCTTCTCCGAGATGTTCGCGACCCGGATGCGCTACTCCGGCGCTTCCATCGGCGCCCAGTTCGCCTCCGTCGCGGCGGGCGCGCCCGCGCCGCTGATCGCCACCGCGCTCCTCTCCGACTACGGCAGCTCCACACCGATCGCCCTGTACGTCGTCGCCGCTTCCCTCCTCACCGTCGTTGCCGTGGCGGCGGCGAAGGAGACCCGCCACCGGGACCTGTCCGACGTCACGTCCGCCGCCGCCCCGGACCGGGCCACGGCCCCGGCGGCGGACGCCCGTACCCCCTGA
- a CDS encoding ThuA domain-containing protein — MRRQPRMLLGGAAATLAALALLGQPGPVSAADTAYDVLVFSKTAGFRHDSIPAGIQAIRDLGAANSFTVTATEDGNHFTAGNLSRYEAVIFLNTTGDVLNDAQQSAFQSYIGSGGGFVGVHSAADTEYNWPFYGELVGAYFASHPAIQRANVKVEGRAHAATAHLPQTWTRTDEWYNFRTNPRTTARVLTTLDESSYSGGSMGADHPHTWCKTYSGGRSFYTGGGHSQASYAEPAFRAHLLGGIRYAAGRTKADCRPETGYTSLYNGSTTGWSQAGPGGFTNADATLASHGGMGMLWYSARQFTNYSLKLDWKMPGDDNSGVIVGFPPSSDPQSALNNGYEVQIDATDAPDRTTGSIYAVKAPDTAARDAALNPPGEWNTFELLVEGERLQVWLNGVKVNDFTNTDPARSLAGHVGIQNHGTGDDVSFRNVRIKELGGTPPPTPGVGPVVGLAGKCLDVRDGASADGTAVQISSCTGSAGQQWTVTPGSTVKALGKCLDVSGNSTADGAKVQLWSCNGGANQNWQASSDGSLRNPQAGKCLDVSGASSSDGTLVHLWTCHGGANQKWTLP; from the coding sequence ATGCGCAGACAACCCCGAATGCTGCTTGGTGGGGCGGCCGCGACACTCGCCGCCCTGGCCCTCCTCGGGCAGCCCGGCCCCGTCAGTGCCGCGGACACGGCCTACGACGTCCTCGTGTTCTCCAAGACGGCCGGTTTCCGGCACGACTCGATCCCGGCAGGGATCCAGGCCATCCGCGACCTCGGAGCGGCGAACAGTTTCACGGTGACGGCCACGGAGGACGGCAACCACTTCACCGCCGGCAACCTGAGCCGTTACGAGGCGGTGATCTTCCTCAACACCACCGGCGACGTCCTGAACGACGCCCAGCAGTCGGCGTTCCAGTCGTACATCGGCTCCGGCGGCGGCTTCGTCGGCGTCCACTCGGCCGCGGACACGGAGTACAACTGGCCGTTCTACGGTGAGCTGGTCGGCGCCTATTTCGCCTCGCACCCCGCCATCCAGCGGGCCAACGTCAAGGTGGAGGGGCGGGCGCACGCGGCGACCGCCCACCTGCCGCAGACCTGGACCCGCACCGACGAGTGGTACAACTTCCGGACCAACCCCCGTACCACCGCGCGCGTGCTCACCACGCTGGACGAGTCGTCGTACTCGGGCGGCTCGATGGGCGCCGACCACCCGCACACCTGGTGCAAGACCTACTCGGGGGGCCGGTCCTTCTACACCGGCGGCGGGCACAGCCAGGCGTCGTACGCCGAGCCGGCGTTCCGGGCACACCTGCTCGGCGGCATCCGGTACGCGGCAGGCCGGACCAAGGCCGACTGCCGGCCCGAGACCGGCTACACGAGCCTCTACAACGGCTCGACCACCGGCTGGTCGCAGGCCGGCCCGGGCGGCTTCACCAACGCGGACGCCACCCTCGCCTCGCACGGCGGCATGGGCATGCTCTGGTACAGCGCCCGGCAGTTCACCAACTACTCGCTCAAGCTGGACTGGAAGATGCCCGGCGACGACAACTCCGGCGTGATCGTGGGCTTCCCACCGTCGAGCGACCCGCAGTCGGCACTGAACAACGGCTACGAGGTCCAGATCGACGCCACCGACGCGCCTGACCGCACGACCGGCTCGATCTACGCCGTCAAGGCCCCGGACACGGCCGCCCGGGACGCGGCGCTCAACCCACCGGGCGAGTGGAACACCTTCGAGTTGCTGGTGGAGGGCGAGCGGCTCCAGGTCTGGCTCAACGGCGTGAAGGTCAATGACTTCACCAACACCGACCCCGCCCGCTCGCTTGCCGGCCACGTCGGCATCCAGAACCACGGCACGGGGGACGACGTGTCGTTCCGCAACGTCCGGATCAAGGAGCTGGGCGGCACCCCACCACCCACACCCGGCGTGGGTCCGGTCGTTGGGCTCGCGGGCAAGTGTCTGGATGTCCGTGACGGCGCCTCGGCGGACGGTACGGCGGTGCAGATCTCGTCGTGCACGGGCTCGGCGGGGCAGCAGTGGACGGTGACGCCGGGGTCGACGGTCAAGGCGTTGGGCAAGTGCCTGGACGTCAGCGGCAACAGTACGGCGGACGGGGCGAAAGTCCAGCTGTGGTCCTGCAACGGTGGCGCCAACCAGAACTGGCAGGCGTCCTCGGACGGGTCGCTGCGGAACCCGCAGGCGGGCAAGTGCCTGGACGTGTCGGGCGCCAGCTCGTCCGACGGCACCCTCGTGCACCTGTGGACCTGCCACGGCGGAGCCAACCAGAAATGGACCCTGCCGTGA